Proteins encoded within one genomic window of Nonomuraea gerenzanensis:
- a CDS encoding bacterial proteasome activator family protein, with amino-acid sequence MNAEDNNTPHIVVVGPDFQGQGDSGEEDRSVTNLVEQPAKVMRIGSMIRQLLEEVRAAPLDEASRKRLKEIHESSIKELEDGLAPELVDELERLSLPFTDDNGTPPSEAELRIAHAQLVGWLEGLFHGIQTTLFAQQMAARAQLEQMRRALPGVPGVPGDEGQRPHGGSGPYL; translated from the coding sequence ATGAATGCTGAGGACAACAACACCCCCCACATCGTGGTGGTGGGCCCCGACTTCCAAGGTCAGGGCGATAGCGGCGAAGAGGATCGCTCGGTCACCAACCTGGTCGAGCAGCCCGCCAAGGTGATGCGCATCGGCAGCATGATCCGCCAGCTGCTCGAGGAGGTTCGCGCGGCTCCTCTCGACGAGGCCAGCCGCAAGCGGCTGAAGGAGATCCACGAGTCCTCCATCAAGGAGCTCGAGGACGGGTTGGCACCGGAGCTGGTCGACGAGCTGGAGCGGCTGTCGCTGCCGTTCACCGACGACAACGGCACGCCGCCGAGCGAGGCGGAGCTGCGCATCGCGCACGCCCAGCTCGTGGGTTGGCTCGAAGGGTTGTTCCACGGCATCCAGACCACGCTGTTCGCCCAGCAGATGGCCGCTCGCGCCCAGCTGGAGCAGATGCGCAGGGCGCTGCCCGGCGTGCCCGGCGTGCCCGGCGACGAGGGCCAGCGGCCGCACGGAGGTTCAGGGCCGTACCTGTAA
- a CDS encoding DinB family protein, translating into MPDIDEQGRPEPPLDGDELATLVGYLEFHRATFAWKCAGLDAAGLKATVGVSSMTLGGMLKHLAYVEDHWFSRHLHDREGQPLWATVDWKSDPDWDWHSAAADTPEELRDLWQDAVSRSRLLLDEAVADGGLGRLSRRAWPDGRRVSVRWILVHMIEEYARHNGHADLIRESVDGLTGE; encoded by the coding sequence ATGCCGGACATAGACGAGCAGGGCCGCCCCGAACCTCCCCTCGACGGTGACGAACTCGCCACCCTCGTGGGTTACCTGGAGTTCCACCGCGCCACCTTCGCGTGGAAGTGCGCCGGGCTGGACGCGGCCGGGCTCAAGGCCACCGTGGGGGTCTCGTCGATGACGCTGGGCGGGATGCTCAAGCACCTGGCCTACGTCGAGGACCACTGGTTCTCCCGCCACCTGCACGACCGCGAGGGCCAGCCCCTGTGGGCCACGGTGGATTGGAAGAGCGACCCCGACTGGGACTGGCACTCGGCCGCCGCCGACACTCCCGAGGAACTGCGCGACCTCTGGCAGGACGCCGTGTCCCGCTCCCGCCTCCTGCTCGACGAGGCGGTCGCGGACGGCGGCCTCGGCCGTCTGTCCCGGCGCGCCTGGCCCGACGGGCGTCGGGTGAGTGTGCGGTGGATCCTGGTGCACATGATCGAGGAGTACGCGCGGCACAACGGGCACGCCGACCTGATCCGCGAGTCGGTGGACGGGCTGACGGGCGAGTGA
- the pheA gene encoding prephenate dehydratase, which produces MPRLAYLGPEGTFTEEALRLLDPTAERLPCATVSAALNAARSGDADGAVVPLENSIEGAITTTLDEFAWGEPLLINAELLLPVQFSLLARPDTEIPHIKRVYTHPAAITQCRAFIARELPDAVVVAAPSTAAAAQEVSLPGSPYDAAIAARIAGEHYGLVELATDIGDRSDTVTRFVKVSRPGPLPEATGSDRTTLVVFLADDHPGALLEMLTEFSVRGVNLTRIESRPTGDGIGRYFFHFDFEGHVADARVGEAIAGLHRICGEVRFLGSYPRADGMTPQIKRGTSDPEFAEAGDWLARIRAGQV; this is translated from the coding sequence ATGCCCAGACTCGCCTATCTCGGACCCGAAGGCACCTTCACCGAAGAGGCCCTGCGGCTCCTCGACCCCACCGCCGAGCGGCTGCCGTGCGCGACCGTGAGCGCCGCGCTCAACGCCGCCCGCTCCGGTGACGCCGACGGCGCCGTGGTCCCGCTGGAGAACTCGATCGAGGGTGCGATCACCACCACGCTCGACGAGTTCGCCTGGGGCGAGCCGTTGCTGATCAACGCCGAGCTGCTGCTGCCGGTGCAGTTCTCGCTGCTGGCCCGGCCCGACACCGAGATTCCGCACATCAAGCGGGTCTACACGCACCCCGCCGCCATCACGCAGTGCCGCGCCTTCATCGCGCGTGAGCTGCCCGACGCCGTCGTGGTGGCCGCCCCCTCGACCGCGGCCGCCGCGCAGGAGGTGTCGCTGCCCGGCTCGCCGTACGACGCCGCGATCGCCGCGCGCATCGCCGGGGAGCACTACGGGCTGGTGGAGCTGGCCACCGACATCGGCGACAGGTCCGACACCGTGACCAGGTTCGTCAAGGTGAGCCGGCCGGGGCCGCTGCCGGAGGCGACCGGCTCCGACCGCACCACGCTGGTGGTCTTCCTGGCCGACGACCACCCGGGCGCGCTGCTGGAGATGCTGACCGAGTTCTCCGTGCGCGGGGTCAACCTGACGCGCATCGAGTCGCGGCCGACCGGTGACGGGATCGGGCGGTACTTCTTCCACTTCGACTTCGAGGGGCACGTGGCCGACGCCCGGGTGGGCGAGGCGATCGCCGGGCTGCACCGGATCTGTGGTGAGGTGCGGTTCCTGGGGAGCTACCCGCGGGCCGACGGCATGACGCCGCAGATCAAGCGCGGGACGTCCGACCCGGAGTTCGCGGAGGCCGGTGACTGGCTGGCCAGGATCAGGGCCGGTCAGGTCTGA
- a CDS encoding DUF4446 family protein: MLVTTWVIVGVVAGISGVMIGHLALRQARATVEDCQRLLSLQISQGRGDLKAVRDVAVCQYDALAEMTGRMSFSVAMINGLGDGIVLTSINGRSETRTYVRTVVGGKGQQPLSPEEEEAVRAARLGLGPVVACRASQLL; the protein is encoded by the coding sequence GTGCTCGTTACCACATGGGTGATCGTGGGTGTCGTCGCCGGCATCAGTGGCGTGATGATCGGCCACCTGGCGCTGCGGCAGGCCAGGGCGACGGTGGAGGACTGCCAGCGGCTGCTGTCCTTGCAGATCAGCCAGGGGCGGGGCGATCTCAAGGCGGTGCGCGACGTCGCCGTGTGCCAGTACGACGCGCTCGCGGAGATGACCGGGAGGATGTCGTTCTCGGTGGCGATGATCAACGGGCTGGGTGACGGGATCGTGCTGACGTCCATCAACGGGCGCAGCGAGACCCGCACCTACGTGCGGACCGTGGTGGGCGGCAAGGGGCAGCAGCCGCTGTCGCCGGAGGAGGAAGAGGCGGTGCGGGCGGCGCGGCTCGGGCTCGGGCCCGTGGTGGCCTGCCGGGCCTCGCAGCTGCTCTGA
- a CDS encoding NAD(P)H-quinone oxidoreductase produces the protein MRAIEIARPGGPEVLEWREVPEPPVERGDVLIDVTASAVNRADVLQRQGFYDPPPGSPPYPGLEVSGVVAEVGADVEQFKPGDEVCALLGGGGYAERVAVPWQQVMPVPEGVSLREAAGLPEVACTVWSNVFMVGRLRRGETLLVHGGASGIGTFAVQLAKALGSHVVTTVGSAAKGERVRELGADEVINYREEDFADKVRADVILDIMGAKYLAGNVRALRAGGRLVIIGLQGGRKGEIDLGAMLAKRLSVHATTLRARPVDEKGVIVRSVVDNVWPLVGAGAVRPVVYAEVPMSEAAEAHRMLDSGEHVGKILLVR, from the coding sequence ATGCGAGCCATTGAGATCGCCAGGCCGGGCGGACCAGAGGTGCTGGAGTGGCGCGAGGTGCCGGAGCCGCCGGTGGAGCGCGGTGACGTGCTCATCGACGTGACCGCCTCGGCGGTGAACCGCGCCGACGTCCTGCAACGGCAGGGATTCTACGACCCGCCTCCGGGCTCCCCGCCGTACCCGGGGCTGGAGGTCTCCGGTGTGGTGGCGGAGGTCGGCGCGGACGTGGAGCAGTTCAAGCCGGGGGACGAGGTGTGCGCGCTGCTCGGGGGCGGGGGTTACGCCGAGCGCGTAGCGGTGCCCTGGCAGCAGGTCATGCCCGTGCCCGAGGGGGTGTCGCTGCGTGAGGCCGCCGGGCTGCCCGAGGTGGCGTGCACCGTCTGGTCGAACGTGTTCATGGTCGGCCGGCTGCGCAGGGGCGAGACGCTGCTGGTGCACGGCGGGGCCAGCGGCATCGGCACGTTCGCGGTGCAGCTGGCCAAGGCGCTCGGCTCGCACGTCGTCACCACCGTCGGTTCGGCGGCCAAGGGCGAGCGGGTCAGGGAGCTGGGCGCCGACGAGGTCATCAACTACCGCGAGGAGGACTTCGCCGACAAGGTGCGCGCCGACGTCATCCTCGACATCATGGGCGCGAAGTACCTGGCCGGGAACGTCCGGGCGCTGCGCGCCGGCGGCCGGCTGGTGATCATCGGGCTGCAGGGCGGCCGCAAGGGCGAGATCGACCTCGGCGCCATGCTCGCCAAGCGCCTGTCGGTGCACGCCACGACGCTGCGTGCCCGTCCTGTCGACGAGAAGGGCGTCATCGTCCGCAGCGTCGTCGACAACGTCTGGCCCCTGGTCGGAGCGGGTGCCGTGCGTCCCGTCGTGTACGCGGAGGTCCCCATGTCCGAGGCGGCGGAAGCTCACCGAATGTTGGATTCGGGAGAGCACGTCGGCAAGATCCTGCTAGTACGGTGA
- a CDS encoding MinD/ParA family ATP-binding protein: MARHDREESLEEQLAWLDAIKETEEAPVSVSASAAAADEPIASPYPKDPWALVPQHHDTPTPPLFRAAVDSVYGAEAAEEVPERESEAGEWLGRAAVKEEPPAPADDPFHAPLKPLPRPDDTDAYPSLSFTPPEQVTSRPEETAWPPAGEETAWVTPPDWPRPAADESGSGSGPVEETAAPADRAARTEEEPARGDGPVEEKVAWADTQPGNERPFWETQTGQAEEEAAPPQTLPRVDLPSADLPRGDASRTDGPHGEATYGDTRRVDARRPEASFTDAGHTDAGHTDAGHTDAGHTDAGHTDEGHTEGRADEGRADAAHGDAHRAEPPHTDAGRADAQRADAQRADSPPWAESSETLPRSDRPQWNDPDARAGQDHRLTWSEQQDRSHWTERSPDRTGWADQPEDRPQWADHGDDRPQWTEQPEWRPAERDIPPAPRRRPAPTPVFTAPARPPVTGRPTAESLDPESLLRGRRNAPSKGWRRLIYKASGGWIKPGESPEVRRRRELVTRARTPVTAGHHRVAVLSLKGGVGKTTTTVGLGATLAQMRGDRVIAVDANPDRGTLSDKLVLETSATVRDLLNERDQVKRYVDIRAFTSQAPSRLEVLASDRDPSVSEAFSGADYQAVSQVLENFYSICITDCGTGLLHSAMGGVLGLADQIVLVSSPSVDGARAASATLDWLEAHHYADLVKNATVVLCSVRPRSKSAVDIKKLEAHFAARCRAVIRVPYDPHLEEGAEIDLDRLQEPTRDAYLQLAACVGDGFAGVME; the protein is encoded by the coding sequence GTGGCAAGACACGATCGAGAGGAATCTCTCGAGGAACAGCTGGCCTGGCTGGATGCGATCAAGGAGACGGAGGAGGCCCCCGTCTCTGTCAGCGCCTCGGCCGCTGCCGCCGACGAGCCGATCGCCTCGCCGTACCCCAAGGACCCGTGGGCGCTGGTGCCCCAGCACCACGACACCCCGACGCCGCCGCTGTTCCGCGCGGCCGTCGACTCCGTGTACGGCGCCGAGGCGGCCGAGGAGGTGCCCGAGCGGGAGAGCGAGGCCGGAGAGTGGCTCGGCAGGGCCGCCGTCAAGGAGGAGCCGCCCGCGCCCGCCGACGACCCCTTCCACGCGCCGCTGAAGCCCCTGCCGCGGCCGGACGACACCGATGCCTATCCGTCGCTGTCGTTCACGCCGCCCGAGCAGGTCACCTCCCGGCCTGAGGAGACCGCGTGGCCGCCCGCCGGCGAGGAGACGGCCTGGGTGACGCCGCCCGACTGGCCCCGGCCTGCCGCCGACGAGTCCGGCTCCGGCTCCGGTCCCGTGGAGGAGACTGCCGCTCCCGCCGACAGGGCTGCCCGTACGGAGGAGGAGCCCGCGCGGGGCGACGGGCCGGTGGAGGAGAAGGTCGCCTGGGCCGACACCCAGCCGGGCAACGAGCGCCCCTTCTGGGAGACGCAGACGGGCCAGGCCGAGGAGGAAGCCGCGCCGCCGCAGACGCTGCCGCGCGTGGACCTCCCGTCCGCCGATCTGCCACGTGGCGATGCGTCGCGCACCGACGGACCCCACGGCGAGGCGACCTACGGCGATACGCGCCGCGTCGATGCGCGCCGTCCAGAGGCGAGCTTCACGGATGCGGGCCACACGGATGCGGGCCACACGGATGCGGGCCACACGGATGCGGGCCACACGGATGCGGGCCACACGGACGAGGGCCACACGGAGGGCCGTGCGGACGAGGGCCGTGCGGATGCCGCCCATGGCGATGCGCACCGCGCCGAGCCACCCCACACGGATGCGGGCCGCGCCGACGCACAACGCGCCGACGCACAACGCGCCGACTCACCCCCCTGGGCAGAGTCGTCGGAGACCCTGCCCAGAAGCGACCGCCCCCAGTGGAACGACCCGGACGCCCGAGCCGGCCAGGATCACCGCCTCACCTGGTCCGAGCAGCAGGACCGGTCCCACTGGACCGAGCGCTCCCCGGACCGCACCGGCTGGGCCGACCAGCCGGAGGACCGCCCCCAGTGGGCCGACCACGGCGACGACCGCCCGCAGTGGACCGAGCAGCCCGAATGGCGCCCCGCCGAGCGCGACATCCCGCCCGCACCGCGCCGCCGCCCGGCCCCGACCCCGGTCTTCACCGCCCCCGCCAGGCCCCCGGTCACCGGCCGCCCGACCGCAGAGAGTCTCGACCCGGAGTCCCTGCTGCGCGGCAGGCGGAACGCCCCCTCCAAGGGCTGGCGCCGCCTGATCTACAAGGCGTCCGGCGGCTGGATCAAGCCCGGCGAGTCACCGGAGGTGCGCCGCCGCCGCGAGCTGGTCACCAGGGCTCGCACCCCGGTCACGGCCGGCCACCACCGTGTGGCCGTGCTGAGCCTGAAGGGCGGGGTGGGCAAGACCACGACGACGGTCGGCCTCGGCGCCACCCTGGCCCAGATGCGCGGCGACCGCGTCATCGCCGTGGACGCCAACCCCGACAGGGGCACGCTGTCCGACAAGCTCGTCCTGGAGACCTCGGCCACTGTGCGCGACCTGCTCAACGAGCGTGACCAGGTCAAGCGGTACGTCGACATCAGGGCGTTCACCTCGCAGGCGCCGTCGCGGCTGGAGGTGCTGGCCTCCGACCGGGACCCGTCGGTCTCGGAGGCGTTCAGCGGCGCCGACTACCAGGCCGTCTCGCAGGTGCTGGAGAACTTCTACTCCATCTGCATCACCGACTGCGGCACGGGCCTGCTGCACTCCGCCATGGGCGGCGTGCTCGGGCTGGCCGACCAGATCGTGCTGGTCAGCTCCCCGTCCGTGGACGGCGCCAGGGCCGCCTCCGCGACACTCGACTGGCTGGAGGCGCACCACTACGCCGACCTGGTCAAGAACGCGACCGTGGTGCTGTGCAGCGTCAGGCCCCGCTCGAAGTCCGCAGTGGACATCAAGAAGCTGGAGGCCCACTTCGCCGCCAGGTGCCGCGCGGTGATCCGGGTGCCGTACGACCCGCACCTTGAGGAGGGCGCGGAGATCGACCTCGACCGGCTCCAGGAGCCCACGAGGGACGCGTACCTGCAGCTCGCCGCCTGCGTGGGCGACGGCTTCGCGGGCGTCATGGAATGA
- the mptB gene encoding polyprenol phosphomannose-dependent alpha 1,6 mannosyltransferase MptB — protein sequence MAIGVSILLTIALGVLGPSAMVPALGGPPWQPPFSLGVEPDPHLVIALAAAAILLGGLGLLAALLALRSPGTHRLPDPRRLVAAGCLAAGILAFLPPSGSGDHLNYAAYGRMVTLGLSPYTHGAVDLPGDPIADAVEKPWREEPSVYGPVATAVQALASWIGGDSLRLTIFVLALVNAAAFIATALLLDRFTRHDPARRLRAALLWTANPLLLYQLVAGMHVDTLAIACMVAALLARGRPVGAGALLGLGVAIKVNAGLVALGPAWELRRRPARLALMAGCAVAVVIVGYAIVGPEAIGPMTRTSKSISHASPWKLVQGGLQTVVGTGSAYRGEIQIGSLLLLALVAWALLRWAARRQPLAGELDAPMVAVGLMVAYLFATPYILPWYDGLAFGLLALVAAATLDLFVVVHLTVLSLAYLPARVEGVPAELGWLSGELRPRLAWVLLALTVALVVWAWRAAGPARRPRASAAPPP from the coding sequence GTGGCGATCGGCGTCTCGATCCTGCTCACCATCGCCCTCGGCGTGCTCGGCCCGTCGGCGATGGTCCCCGCGCTGGGCGGCCCGCCCTGGCAGCCCCCGTTCTCCCTGGGCGTCGAGCCCGATCCGCACCTGGTGATCGCACTGGCGGCGGCGGCCATCCTGCTCGGCGGCCTCGGCCTGCTGGCCGCCCTGCTCGCCCTCAGGAGTCCCGGCACGCACCGGCTGCCCGACCCACGGCGGCTCGTCGCGGCCGGCTGCCTAGCCGCCGGCATCCTGGCGTTCCTGCCGCCGTCGGGCTCCGGCGACCACCTCAACTACGCCGCGTACGGCCGCATGGTGACCCTCGGCCTCAGCCCGTACACGCACGGCGCCGTTGACCTGCCCGGCGACCCCATCGCCGACGCCGTGGAGAAGCCCTGGCGCGAGGAGCCGAGCGTCTACGGCCCCGTGGCCACGGCGGTGCAGGCGCTGGCGAGCTGGATCGGCGGCGACTCGCTCCGGCTGACGATCTTCGTCCTGGCCCTCGTCAACGCCGCCGCGTTCATCGCCACAGCCCTGCTCCTCGACCGCTTCACCAGGCACGACCCGGCCAGACGCCTGCGCGCCGCGCTGCTCTGGACGGCCAACCCCCTCCTGCTCTACCAGCTTGTCGCGGGCATGCACGTCGACACCCTCGCCATCGCCTGCATGGTCGCCGCGCTCCTGGCCAGGGGCCGCCCCGTCGGCGCGGGCGCGCTGCTGGGCCTCGGGGTGGCGATCAAGGTCAACGCCGGGCTGGTGGCCCTGGGGCCGGCCTGGGAGCTGCGGCGGCGCCCCGCCCGCCTGGCTCTCATGGCGGGCTGCGCGGTCGCGGTGGTGATCGTGGGGTACGCGATCGTCGGGCCCGAGGCGATCGGCCCCATGACCAGGACGAGCAAATCGATCTCGCACGCGTCACCGTGGAAGCTCGTCCAGGGCGGGCTGCAGACGGTGGTGGGCACCGGCAGCGCGTACCGGGGCGAGATCCAGATCGGCTCGCTCCTGCTGCTGGCGCTCGTCGCCTGGGCGCTGCTCCGGTGGGCCGCACGCAGACAGCCCCTGGCCGGCGAGCTGGACGCCCCGATGGTGGCGGTGGGGCTGATGGTGGCCTACCTCTTCGCCACGCCGTACATCCTGCCGTGGTACGACGGGCTGGCGTTCGGGCTGCTGGCGCTGGTGGCGGCTGCCACCCTGGACCTGTTCGTGGTGGTGCACCTGACGGTCCTGTCGCTGGCGTACCTGCCTGCCAGGGTGGAGGGGGTGCCGGCCGAGCTCGGCTGGCTCAGCGGGGAGCTCAGGCCCCGGCTCGCCTGGGTGCTGCTGGCTCTGACCGTGGCGCTGGTGGTGTGGGCGTGGCGAGCTGCAGGGCCCGCACGCAGGCCGCGAGCGTCAGCGGCACCGCCACCGTGA
- a CDS encoding cold-shock protein — translation MAQGTVKWFNAEKGFGFIAPDGGAPDVFVHFSEIVGNGYRSLEDGQRVEFEITQGQKGPQASQVRAL, via the coding sequence ATGGCTCAGGGAACCGTCAAGTGGTTCAACGCCGAGAAGGGCTTCGGCTTCATCGCCCCGGACGGCGGTGCGCCGGACGTGTTCGTTCACTTCTCCGAGATCGTCGGCAACGGCTACCGCAGCCTTGAAGACGGCCAGCGGGTCGAGTTCGAGATCACGCAGGGACAGAAGGGGCCGCAGGCCTCTCAGGTCCGTGCCCTCTAA
- a CDS encoding glycosyltransferase 87 family protein — MTSGEVRVIRRQWWAWAIVVLMVAAAVAPLVQQWLTNPDDQRLVDLDVYRTGGQMLLDGRPVYDYVTPAPQLLPFTYPPIAAMLAVLLAAMSWETAQWVWTAGVFVALAVTVWLSFRQALERESLRRYAPWAFALLMVMCTYLMPIRDQVRFGQVDILLVALCLADCVVRRPWWPRGFLIGLATAVKLTPGVFLIYLLVTRQWRTLFMASFVAAVLTLLPFAVMPQDAADFWFRALLDPERLGANAATTNQSIRGMLIRLYLPQEWLTSLIWLVAVGVVGWFGFRGARDAYRAGDTFAAVALVGLMAVLLSPVAWIHHLAWVVVVLGAIVGDGRDPVRVRVAVGVWLYYVVPVPWWGVSLIRLDIPGVSLVLGKIVQNGFGLGAVALVWLLVSWLPKRRQIA; from the coding sequence GTGACAAGTGGCGAGGTGCGGGTGATCCGGCGGCAGTGGTGGGCGTGGGCGATCGTGGTGCTCATGGTCGCGGCGGCCGTGGCGCCGCTGGTGCAGCAGTGGCTGACGAACCCCGACGACCAGCGGCTCGTTGACCTGGACGTTTACCGTACCGGCGGCCAGATGTTGCTGGACGGACGGCCGGTGTACGACTACGTCACGCCCGCCCCGCAGCTGCTGCCGTTCACGTACCCGCCCATCGCCGCGATGCTGGCCGTTCTGCTGGCCGCGATGTCGTGGGAGACGGCGCAGTGGGTGTGGACGGCCGGGGTCTTCGTGGCGCTGGCGGTGACCGTGTGGCTCTCCTTCCGGCAGGCGCTGGAGCGGGAGTCGCTGCGGAGGTACGCGCCGTGGGCGTTCGCGCTGCTCATGGTGATGTGCACGTACCTGATGCCGATCAGGGACCAGGTCAGGTTCGGGCAGGTGGACATCCTGCTGGTCGCCCTCTGCCTGGCCGACTGCGTGGTCAGGCGGCCGTGGTGGCCGAGGGGGTTCCTGATCGGGCTGGCGACCGCGGTCAAGCTGACGCCCGGGGTCTTCCTGATCTATCTGCTGGTCACGCGGCAGTGGCGGACGCTCTTCATGGCGTCGTTCGTGGCGGCGGTGCTGACGCTGCTGCCGTTCGCGGTGATGCCGCAGGACGCGGCGGACTTCTGGTTCAGGGCGCTGCTCGATCCCGAACGGCTCGGCGCGAACGCGGCGACCACCAACCAGTCGATCAGGGGCATGCTGATCCGGCTGTACCTGCCGCAGGAGTGGCTGACCTCGCTGATCTGGCTGGTGGCCGTGGGCGTGGTGGGGTGGTTCGGTTTCCGGGGGGCGCGGGACGCGTACCGGGCGGGTGACACGTTCGCGGCGGTCGCGCTGGTGGGGTTGATGGCGGTGTTGCTGTCGCCGGTGGCCTGGATCCACCACCTGGCGTGGGTGGTCGTGGTGCTCGGGGCCATCGTGGGCGACGGGCGGGATCCCGTCCGGGTGCGGGTGGCCGTCGGGGTGTGGTTGTACTACGTGGTGCCGGTGCCGTGGTGGGGGGTGTCGCTGATCAGACTCGACATTCCCGGGGTCAGCCTGGTGTTGGGCAAGATCGTGCAGAACGGGTTCGGGCTGGGCGCGGTGGCACTGGTGTGGTTGTTGGTGTCCTGGCTGCCGAAACGCCGACAGATCGCTTGA
- the serS gene encoding serine--tRNA ligase: MIDLRTLREDPDRLRASQRARGEDDSVVDTLLDLDERRRSALTSFESMRAEQKSMGKSVSKAQGEEKAALLQRAKDLAGQVKTAESEAEKLGAELDELLQSVPNIVEEGAPPGGEDDYVVLETHGEPRAFDFEPKDHLELGEALGAIDMERGAKVSGSRFFFLKGVGARLQLGLLNMAMQQAIEAGFTPMITPVLVKPETMQGTGFHVAHDKEIYRLPEDDLYLVGTSEVALAGYHAQEIISADELPLRYAGWSSCFRREAGSYGKDTRGIIRVHQFDKVEMFSYVRPEDAHEEHQRLLAWEKEMLAKIEVPYRIIDTAAGDLGMSAARKFDCEAWIPTQGRYRELTSTSNCTEFQARRLAVRYRDKDGKPQHLATLNGTLATTRWIVAILENHQQADGSVVVPQALRPYVGLDVLTPVK; this comes from the coding sequence GTGATTGACCTGCGTACCCTTCGTGAGGACCCCGACCGGCTACGGGCGTCGCAGCGTGCCCGCGGCGAGGACGACTCGGTCGTCGACACGCTGCTCGACCTCGACGAGCGCCGCCGATCCGCGCTGACCTCGTTCGAGTCCATGCGCGCCGAGCAGAAGAGCATGGGCAAGTCGGTCTCCAAGGCGCAGGGCGAGGAGAAGGCCGCGCTGCTCCAGCGCGCCAAGGACCTCGCGGGCCAGGTCAAGACCGCCGAGTCGGAGGCCGAGAAGCTGGGCGCCGAGCTCGACGAGCTGCTCCAGTCGGTGCCCAACATCGTGGAGGAGGGCGCGCCGCCCGGCGGCGAGGACGACTACGTGGTGCTGGAGACGCACGGCGAGCCCCGCGCGTTCGACTTCGAGCCGAAGGACCACCTGGAGCTGGGTGAGGCCCTCGGCGCCATCGACATGGAGCGCGGCGCCAAGGTCTCGGGCTCGCGCTTCTTCTTCCTCAAGGGCGTCGGCGCGCGGCTGCAACTCGGCCTGCTCAACATGGCCATGCAGCAGGCGATCGAGGCCGGGTTCACGCCGATGATCACGCCCGTGCTCGTCAAGCCGGAGACCATGCAGGGCACCGGCTTCCACGTGGCCCACGACAAGGAGATCTACCGGCTCCCCGAGGACGACCTCTACCTCGTCGGCACCTCCGAGGTGGCGCTGGCCGGCTACCACGCCCAGGAGATCATCAGCGCCGACGAGCTGCCGCTGCGTTACGCGGGCTGGTCGTCGTGCTTCCGCCGCGAGGCGGGCTCGTACGGCAAGGACACCAGGGGCATCATCCGGGTCCACCAGTTCGACAAGGTGGAGATGTTCTCGTACGTGCGGCCTGAGGACGCCCACGAGGAGCACCAGCGGCTGCTCGCCTGGGAGAAGGAGATGCTGGCCAAGATCGAGGTGCCGTACCGGATCATCGACACGGCGGCGGGCGATCTCGGCATGTCGGCGGCCCGCAAGTTCGACTGCGAGGCGTGGATCCCCACGCAGGGCCGCTACCGCGAGCTGACCTCGACGTCCAACTGCACGGAGTTCCAGGCCCGCAGGCTCGCCGTCCGCTACCGCGACAAGGACGGCAAGCCGCAGCACCTGGCCACGCTCAACGGCACGCTCGCCACGACCCGCTGGATCGTGGCGATCCTGGAGAACCACCAGCAGGCCGACGGGTCCGTGGTGGTCCCGCAGGCGTTGCGTCCCTACGTGGGGCTCGACGTGCTGACGCCGGTGAAGTAG
- a CDS encoding HAD family hydrolase: MATDLDGTALRTDGTVSPRTVAAFGKVEESGAVLAFVTGRPPRWMGGVAAAVRHRGLAICANGALIYDLHTERIVESHLIAVEVLEEVVAQLRANVSELVFSVEYEAGFAHESDFLLGGLDRHQGRVLLDSVTAQPCAKLLALHPAMGADELQAVVEELVGHLVTATHSSRRGLIEMSAQGVTKASALAAFAAEHGIKDTQTVAFGDMPNDLPMLSWAGTSYAVANAHPDVLAAVDHVTATNDEDGVARVIEELYR; the protein is encoded by the coding sequence GTGGCCACCGACCTCGACGGAACCGCCTTGCGGACCGACGGAACCGTGTCTCCCCGAACGGTCGCCGCCTTCGGCAAGGTCGAGGAATCAGGGGCCGTGCTGGCCTTCGTGACGGGGCGTCCGCCCCGGTGGATGGGCGGGGTGGCCGCCGCCGTGCGCCACCGTGGCCTGGCCATCTGTGCGAACGGGGCGCTGATCTACGATCTCCATACCGAACGGATAGTGGAATCTCACCTCATCGCCGTGGAGGTACTCGAGGAAGTCGTCGCTCAGCTAAGAGCGAACGTGTCCGAACTCGTATTTTCGGTCGAGTATGAAGCCGGTTTTGCGCATGAGTCCGATTTCCTGCTGGGCGGCTTGGACCGCCACCAGGGCAGGGTGCTGCTCGACTCGGTGACCGCCCAGCCGTGCGCCAAGCTGCTGGCCCTGCACCCGGCCATGGGCGCGGACGAGCTGCAGGCCGTCGTGGAGGAGCTGGTGGGGCACCTGGTGACCGCCACGCACTCCAGCCGGAGGGGCCTGATCGAGATGAGCGCCCAGGGCGTGACGAAGGCGAGCGCCCTCGCGGCGTTCGCGGCGGAGCACGGGATCAAGGACACCCAGACGGTCGCCTTCGGCGACATGCCGAACGACCTGCCCATGCTGAGCTGGGCAGGTACGTCGTACGCGGTCGCCAACGCGCACCCCGACGTGCTGGCAGCGGTCGATCACGTGACCGCGACCAACGACGAGGACGGGGTGGCCCGGGTGATCGAGGAGCTCTACCGGTAG